One Fibrobacter sp. UBA4297 genomic region harbors:
- a CDS encoding histidine phosphatase family protein gives MSELNELKDEYSSSSSEVVDKSSSSVFKKSSSSSSAIKIQDPSTVQKEVDSQEEGLDVVYVLVDGTVSGKISLDGLGLKQSIKMIQLDSADHYKETKTVFSGEIDNDGSYEIKKIQLPQPYVLITTEGKINNVVDGRTASLTLSALVDATSGETFNLNMLTTIEARRTLNLLSNGDGRSFESAKREAAENVWKMFHLDFVDYDLTESIHISDASESGAALFAFSILMQASANGDLSKSFRAIASDVAEDGKWDDSLTRVALADWALTSDVKNGYLVLRKSLEKRNAEIPAFEWYLRNFYLNELGFPECDAEAVGNIFFVKNKASAFYAADYNDVSKSKERFVCDEKNGWVSIPDSLKDFIGDTTPAEDGEVRRGAFSGEFIVYDGAKKEWREATAVEKDRYFVLNSNAREFVDIQDVYESIKDDERVIFVLRHAERGDDTSKGGTLTDNGKKQSEEVGARLTKFKEDFVLGASEFLRAHQTVESIAKGRGQAYDKRDTIPQLNDDWYNKNDEAVEKAKSECGGGWEVTSKYAYTGAYSTGADAAYYDLAERSVELIEDVLVKKYPTEKFVLLSSHDKLMVPLVAYCSNLQIELKKYDGGKWINYLAGVAIIIDKDGNRRYVAVRGLKSGYAN, from the coding sequence GTGAGCGAATTGAATGAACTTAAGGACGAGTATTCGTCGTCCAGTTCTGAAGTTGTTGACAAATCCTCAAGCTCTGTTTTCAAAAAGAGTTCTTCTTCGTCTAGTGCCATAAAGATTCAAGATCCGTCGACCGTCCAGAAGGAAGTTGATTCGCAAGAAGAAGGCCTGGATGTTGTTTATGTACTCGTTGACGGGACTGTTTCGGGAAAGATATCATTGGATGGTCTTGGCCTAAAGCAGTCGATCAAGATGATTCAGCTGGATTCTGCAGATCACTATAAAGAAACGAAAACTGTTTTTTCTGGCGAAATCGATAACGATGGATCTTACGAAATAAAGAAAATTCAGTTGCCTCAACCTTATGTCTTGATTACTACGGAAGGGAAAATAAACAATGTTGTTGATGGAAGAACTGCATCGTTGACTTTGTCTGCATTGGTAGATGCGACTTCGGGAGAGACGTTTAACCTGAACATGCTTACGACAATCGAGGCGAGGCGTACCCTGAATCTTTTGAGCAACGGGGACGGGCGTTCGTTTGAATCTGCAAAGAGGGAAGCTGCAGAAAATGTCTGGAAGATGTTTCATTTGGATTTTGTGGATTACGACTTGACCGAGAGTATCCATATTTCTGACGCTAGTGAATCGGGGGCGGCGCTTTTTGCGTTTTCAATCTTGATGCAGGCTAGTGCAAATGGTGATCTTTCAAAGTCCTTTAGGGCAATAGCAAGTGATGTCGCCGAAGATGGTAAATGGGATGACTCCTTGACTCGTGTGGCGCTGGCGGATTGGGCGTTGACAAGTGATGTAAAGAATGGTTATCTGGTACTCCGTAAGTCTTTAGAAAAACGCAATGCCGAGATTCCCGCTTTTGAATGGTATTTGAGAAATTTTTATTTAAACGAATTGGGATTCCCGGAATGCGATGCTGAGGCTGTCGGAAATATTTTCTTTGTTAAAAATAAGGCTAGCGCCTTCTATGCCGCTGACTACAACGATGTGTCGAAATCTAAGGAACGCTTTGTCTGTGATGAAAAGAATGGCTGGGTGTCAATCCCGGATAGCTTGAAGGATTTCATAGGCGATACAACGCCTGCCGAAGATGGCGAAGTCCGTCGCGGTGCGTTCTCGGGTGAGTTCATTGTTTACGATGGTGCGAAGAAGGAATGGCGCGAAGCGACTGCTGTTGAAAAGGACCGCTATTTTGTCTTGAATTCCAACGCAAGGGAGTTTGTGGATATTCAGGATGTCTACGAAAGCATCAAGGACGATGAACGCGTCATTTTTGTGCTCCGCCATGCGGAACGTGGCGACGATACGAGCAAGGGCGGGACGCTTACGGACAACGGTAAAAAACAGTCCGAGGAAGTTGGCGCTCGACTCACGAAGTTCAAGGAAGATTTTGTCCTTGGAGCTTCTGAATTCTTGCGTGCGCACCAGACAGTGGAATCAATTGCGAAGGGCCGTGGCCAAGCTTACGACAAGCGCGATACAATCCCGCAGTTGAATGACGACTGGTATAACAAAAATGACGAAGCGGTTGAAAAGGCCAAGAGCGAATGTGGCGGTGGCTGGGAGGTGACTTCCAAGTACGCTTATACGGGGGCCTATTCGACAGGAGCCGATGCCGCTTATTATGACCTTGCAGAACGCTCCGTGGAACTTATCGAAGATGTTCTTGTCAAGAAGTACCCGACAGAAAAGTTTGTGCTCTTGAGTTCACATGACAAGCTGATGGTGCCGCTTGTTGCTTACTGCTCGAACTTGCAGATTGAACTCAAGAAATACGATGGCGGCAAGTGGATAAACTACCTCGCTGGCGTTGCAATTATCATTGATAAGGATGGAAATCGCCGTTATGTCGCCGTTCGTGGTCTCAAGTCTGGGTATGCGAACTAG
- a CDS encoding acetyl-CoA carboxylase biotin carboxyl carrier protein subunit: MKKTVRISFEGKTYDVEVEVLDSAVAAAPAAPVAAPAPAPAAAPAPAVAGGTEVKSPLAGSVFKLKVNVGDTVAANQEVAVIEALKMENPVVAPCAGKVTSISVKETDTVTDGQVLMTIA; this comes from the coding sequence ATGAAGAAAACAGTCCGTATCAGTTTCGAAGGCAAGACCTACGACGTCGAAGTAGAAGTTCTTGATTCCGCAGTTGCAGCAGCTCCTGCTGCTCCGGTTGCCGCTCCGGCACCTGCTCCTGCTGCTGCTCCGGCTCCGGCCGTCGCTGGTGGCACCGAAGTCAAGAGCCCGCTCGCTGGCTCTGTGTTCAAGCTCAAGGTTAACGTTGGCGACACTGTTGCTGCCAACCAGGAAGTGGCTGTTATCGAAGCCCTCAAGATGGAAAACCCGGTCGTCGCTCCGTGCGCAGGCAAGGTGACCTCTATCTCCGTCAAGGAAACCGACACTGTTACTGATGGCCAGGTCTTGATGACCATTGCCTAA
- a CDS encoding redoxin domain-containing protein: MKRGKNIINAWIMVCLLVLSSVTVSLAAEPTAKSVKLPLPTAIQDSLPWFAVFELQNDNAPFTRNHLKALAQKSDRVALVYYASWCLHCREGLKMISANASALEAAKTAVVLVNVGERDKEMLTKYLATFSLEKLNAVVDPFGRLTQGFGLVKEGENMDLPKTLLVDKSMHPQILIGSKGEDYISILKGEVE; encoded by the coding sequence ATGAAACGTGGAAAAAATATTATAAATGCGTGGATTATGGTTTGTTTGCTGGTGTTGTCCTCGGTAACGGTTTCGTTAGCTGCGGAACCTACCGCAAAATCCGTGAAGTTACCGCTCCCAACGGCTATCCAGGATTCGTTGCCGTGGTTTGCGGTGTTTGAACTGCAGAACGATAATGCGCCGTTTACGCGTAATCACTTGAAAGCGCTTGCTCAGAAGTCTGATCGTGTGGCTCTTGTGTATTATGCGTCTTGGTGCTTACATTGTCGCGAAGGCTTGAAGATGATTTCTGCGAATGCATCTGCTCTAGAGGCTGCGAAAACGGCTGTGGTTTTGGTGAATGTGGGCGAACGCGATAAGGAAATGCTGACTAAGTATCTGGCCACGTTCTCGCTAGAAAAATTGAATGCCGTGGTGGATCCGTTTGGTCGCCTTACGCAAGGTTTTGGCCTTGTGAAAGAAGGTGAAAATATGGATTTGCCCAAAACTCTTTTGGTCGATAAATCGATGCATCCGCAGATTTTGATTGGCTCCAAAGGCGAAGATTACATAAGTATTCTCAAGGGCGAGGTCGAGTAA
- a CDS encoding FISUMP domain-containing protein — MLFYNESKMSLRVGLSTAAISCLFILVSCADIGDRDNPMDPGADNYEASVDEVKSSSSSVSSSSSVVETKNSSSSKEEKTSTSSVSSSSEKSSNSSSSSSKKSETIKSSSSETASSSSVSTWTCGDSTVTRGDVKYKTVKINEQCWTKENLRYVPSSGNTMCYGGDNSNCEKYGLLYDYDAANVACPSGWRLPTADEYNAIAEFSLKKNELRDYDAGKHLKATAGWSGENGDDNVGFTALPGGKCDEEKECDQVGSLGYWWTSSTKVSYSHQTLSLTADSDNFTAVFGLENESYASVRCIKK; from the coding sequence ATGCTTTTTTATAATGAATCAAAAATGTCATTGCGAGTGGGCTTATCGACTGCGGCAATCTCCTGTCTTTTTATTTTGGTTTCTTGCGCCGATATCGGCGATAGAGATAATCCGATGGATCCCGGTGCCGATAATTACGAGGCTAGTGTGGATGAGGTTAAATCGTCCAGTTCTTCTGTCAGCTCGAGTAGCTCGGTAGTGGAAACGAAAAATTCGAGTTCTAGCAAGGAAGAAAAGACGTCAACATCTTCTGTGTCCAGCAGTTCAGAAAAGTCCTCGAATAGTTCTTCGAGTTCTAGCAAGAAATCTGAAACGATTAAGTCGAGTAGCTCAGAAACAGCTTCGTCTAGCAGTGTTTCGACATGGACTTGTGGCGATTCTACGGTGACTCGCGGAGATGTTAAATACAAGACTGTTAAAATAAATGAACAGTGCTGGACTAAGGAAAATTTGCGATATGTTCCGAGTTCTGGCAATACCATGTGTTACGGCGGCGATAATTCGAATTGCGAAAAATATGGACTCTTGTATGACTATGATGCTGCAAATGTGGCGTGCCCATCGGGTTGGCGACTCCCGACTGCTGATGAATACAATGCCATTGCAGAGTTTTCGCTCAAGAAAAATGAACTCCGCGATTATGATGCTGGAAAACATCTCAAGGCAACTGCAGGTTGGTCTGGAGAAAATGGCGATGATAACGTCGGATTTACGGCGTTGCCTGGAGGCAAGTGTGATGAAGAAAAAGAATGTGATCAAGTCGGTTCTCTAGGTTATTGGTGGACCTCATCAACGAAGGTTTCTTATTCTCACCAGACGCTGAGCCTTACTGCGGATAGTGACAATTTTACTGCGGTGTTTGGGCTAGAAAATGAAAGCTATGCATCGGTTCGATGCATAAAGAAGTGA
- a CDS encoding histidine phosphatase family protein translates to MRVWILALSFLFWTSCDTVRYGSLPCEGDDCEASSEIESSDSRENPEKDPAKENPPKDEKESSSSRASWYHHSGSSGKDTVEILVPEGPEVPLGDTTITGLVSCRDGSIIPFDSSEVSEIEDASDFRRSLVDISGVAEKGPFRYGTSVTLVELDSLKRLADSKRTHKACVLTSDGKFNFEQINLVSPYVRVEAYGFYANEFTASLSKSLVKLNAVVDLSKRDSFNVNMLTHMAAPRVMKLVEDSGNNQPIGSQSGRALNDVLSSFGISLGGASTGGFNGGWGFGHGGQTTSNKAAEDISLFGTDDYSAALLAVSVMMQSYAPNGNFLAYADQIADDIRGDGNWGDNAGKAKLADKLLMLDAEGGLEKIRKNMESWKLGDVPNFEKHVRNFWTSTHGFESCNAMTNGMVKHVGNSQSEYFVSYYEQPEGPRIRFICDGSIKAWRVATDLEKDTVGFGAGDYDGQIKNGKINTDKFYVYEQSKKSWRAATSDDIQEFVDVDDVMKKLAPGEKVIFVLRHAERTDDTGKNGHLTSNGKTQSQSVGAKLKGENIYFANSTYTRSYETCINVATGAGITSMGNDTLPELDGDWFVKDENKFESYKNSNGGGWVVASEYAYKGSYSDAYYPLQSRGEEFMTEIVKPRFAKVNRVGVWISHDMMVVPLTAFCTNGKANLRYFDTKQWINYLAGVAIILGTDGTLRYEPVKGLSSGTMTM, encoded by the coding sequence ATGCGGGTTTGGATTTTAGCTTTATCATTTTTATTTTGGACGTCTTGCGATACCGTCCGTTATGGCTCCTTGCCATGCGAGGGTGATGATTGCGAGGCGTCTTCGGAAATTGAAAGTTCTGATTCCAGGGAAAATCCTGAAAAGGATCCTGCAAAAGAAAACCCGCCTAAAGATGAAAAGGAAAGTTCTTCTTCGAGAGCTTCGTGGTATCATCATTCCGGTAGCAGCGGTAAGGATACGGTAGAGATTTTAGTGCCTGAAGGGCCGGAAGTGCCCCTTGGCGATACGACAATTACCGGGCTGGTTTCTTGTCGCGACGGTTCCATAATTCCATTTGACTCCAGTGAAGTAAGCGAAATTGAGGATGCCTCTGATTTTCGCCGTTCGCTTGTTGATATCTCGGGCGTTGCCGAAAAGGGGCCGTTCCGCTATGGGACTTCTGTAACGTTAGTCGAGCTGGATAGCCTGAAGCGCTTGGCCGATTCCAAGAGGACGCATAAAGCCTGCGTGCTCACTTCGGATGGCAAGTTTAATTTTGAACAAATAAATCTTGTTTCGCCTTATGTGAGGGTGGAGGCATACGGATTTTATGCCAACGAGTTTACGGCGAGCTTGTCGAAGTCGCTTGTAAAGCTCAATGCGGTTGTGGACTTGTCCAAGCGCGATTCGTTCAACGTGAATATGCTTACGCACATGGCAGCCCCGCGCGTGATGAAGCTTGTGGAAGATTCCGGCAATAACCAGCCGATCGGGAGCCAGAGCGGGCGTGCGCTGAACGATGTGCTTTCGTCGTTTGGGATAAGCCTTGGCGGGGCTAGCACGGGTGGCTTTAACGGTGGCTGGGGCTTTGGTCACGGAGGCCAGACGACATCGAACAAGGCTGCAGAAGATATTAGCTTGTTTGGTACAGACGATTACAGTGCCGCGCTCCTTGCTGTTTCCGTGATGATGCAGAGCTATGCTCCGAATGGAAATTTTCTTGCATACGCAGACCAGATTGCTGACGATATCCGTGGAGATGGCAACTGGGGCGACAATGCCGGGAAGGCAAAACTTGCAGACAAGCTCCTGATGCTCGATGCCGAGGGCGGCCTTGAAAAAATCCGCAAGAACATGGAGAGCTGGAAACTTGGCGATGTACCAAACTTTGAAAAGCATGTGCGCAATTTTTGGACGAGCACGCACGGCTTTGAATCTTGCAATGCGATGACAAACGGCATGGTGAAGCATGTGGGCAATAGCCAGAGCGAGTACTTTGTCTCTTACTATGAACAGCCCGAAGGCCCGCGTATCCGCTTCATTTGCGATGGTTCCATCAAGGCTTGGCGCGTGGCAACGGACCTCGAAAAGGATACAGTTGGCTTTGGCGCAGGCGATTACGATGGCCAAATCAAGAACGGTAAGATTAATACGGATAAATTTTACGTTTACGAGCAGAGCAAAAAATCTTGGCGTGCGGCTACCTCTGATGATATTCAGGAATTTGTCGATGTTGATGATGTTATGAAAAAGCTCGCTCCTGGCGAAAAGGTCATCTTTGTCTTGCGCCATGCGGAACGCACGGATGATACGGGCAAAAATGGACACCTGACGAGCAATGGAAAAACGCAGTCGCAGTCGGTGGGCGCAAAGCTCAAGGGTGAGAATATCTATTTTGCGAACTCGACGTACACGCGTAGCTATGAGACCTGCATTAACGTGGCGACGGGTGCGGGCATTACGAGTATGGGTAATGATACATTGCCGGAACTCGATGGTGACTGGTTCGTGAAGGACGAAAACAAGTTTGAATCGTACAAGAATAGCAATGGCGGTGGCTGGGTCGTCGCTTCGGAATATGCATATAAAGGAAGCTATAGCGATGCCTACTATCCGTTACAGTCCCGTGGCGAAGAATTCATGACCGAGATTGTGAAGCCCCGCTTTGCAAAGGTGAACCGCGTGGGCGTGTGGATTTCGCATGACATGATGGTTGTTCCGCTGACGGCGTTCTGCACGAACGGCAAGGCGAACCTCCGCTATTTCGACACGAAGCAGTGGATTAATTACCTCGCTGGCGTGGCGATTATTCTGGGAACCGACGGCACCCTCCGTTACGAGCCTGTGAAGGGTCTTTCTTCTGGCACAATGACGATGTAG
- a CDS encoding FISUMP domain-containing protein, which produces MKKCLFRLWPVFALAACGDDITTENITQVTQPGMEIVADLDALPDCGSENKGAQAWVKSESTTFVCTGDEWFRAKSTAGSYSCKTQALSDSSGIKIVCNGDSVGVLLNGENGKKGENGQNASQMCSATQIKNTTFVKVVCKNDSLIFDMDKDSGKSSSSSVKVSSSSKVVVSSSSLDEEAVQTSLDSMSGFSQKGPFVQGSNVRLYELTDGRTLKQTNGNFMGVINSNDGFFRISARNLVSQYALLVANGYYKNEVTGRTTSDDLTLFALTDVSKRSRANVNLLTHLEYDRVFYLVTKEKMKVKAAKHKAQSEILKAFHIDTTGVGESEDLSVFGTNKGNAALLAISVMLQSTRSIAELTDILSAISADLEKDGILDESLTIKIADGAVKILPFLQRIRANVKGWNLGDVPEFESIIKNFVSVEYGVDACTASNEGKVIQLLNAKSELDKFYLGCENGIWRVKMDDPKTGLYYNVAFIGKQIWMAEDLAVENADNPGLLKYEIRGRDILDSISLEKGGTQGICPDGWHIPSFKEWEDQLMEVWTETTYEEAINNLWYNGSYGTHGLSVPDWVDARLKATEGWLGSGNGTDDYGFAAKPLYTHYDEEPGEYDYRITYFSSTMYYDDENDVIIRCRIFHNQWTSMSLPYCNLDEFYAVRCKKN; this is translated from the coding sequence ATGAAAAAATGTCTTTTTCGGCTATGGCCTGTATTTGCTCTCGCCGCTTGCGGTGACGACATTACCACCGAAAATATTACACAGGTGACTCAACCCGGCATGGAAATCGTGGCGGATTTGGATGCACTTCCAGATTGTGGTTCCGAGAATAAAGGGGCTCAAGCATGGGTAAAGAGCGAATCGACCACTTTCGTTTGCACTGGCGATGAATGGTTTAGAGCCAAATCGACAGCGGGCTCCTATTCGTGCAAAACACAGGCACTTTCGGATAGTAGTGGCATAAAGATTGTCTGCAACGGGGATTCGGTCGGAGTTCTGTTGAATGGTGAAAATGGTAAGAAAGGTGAAAATGGACAAAATGCTTCGCAGATGTGCAGTGCGACGCAAATAAAAAATACGACTTTCGTAAAGGTCGTATGTAAAAACGATTCCTTGATTTTTGATATGGATAAAGATTCTGGAAAATCGAGTAGTAGCTCCGTAAAAGTAAGTAGTAGTTCAAAAGTTGTTGTTTCATCTTCTTCATTAGATGAAGAGGCTGTGCAGACTTCGCTTGATTCGATGAGTGGCTTTTCTCAAAAAGGTCCTTTTGTGCAAGGGAGTAATGTTCGCCTTTATGAGTTGACGGATGGTCGCACGTTGAAGCAGACAAATGGAAATTTTATGGGGGTTATCAATTCTAATGATGGATTCTTTAGAATTTCTGCACGTAATTTGGTAAGCCAGTATGCATTGCTTGTAGCGAATGGTTATTACAAGAATGAAGTGACTGGGCGAACAACATCGGATGATTTGACGTTGTTTGCGCTCACGGATGTATCGAAACGTAGCCGCGCTAATGTGAACTTGTTGACGCATTTGGAATATGACCGTGTGTTTTACTTGGTGACGAAAGAAAAAATGAAGGTCAAGGCTGCTAAACATAAAGCCCAGTCTGAAATTTTGAAAGCGTTCCATATCGATACAACAGGAGTGGGAGAGTCTGAAGACTTAAGCGTGTTTGGTACTAATAAGGGTAATGCTGCACTCTTGGCTATATCGGTGATGTTACAGAGTACACGTTCTATTGCGGAGCTGACGGATATACTTTCGGCAATTTCTGCTGATTTGGAAAAAGATGGTATTTTGGATGAGTCTTTGACTATAAAAATTGCGGATGGAGCTGTAAAAATTCTTCCGTTTTTACAGAGAATCCGTGCCAATGTCAAAGGGTGGAATTTAGGGGATGTTCCTGAATTTGAATCGATTATCAAGAATTTTGTGTCCGTGGAATATGGTGTTGATGCGTGTACTGCTAGTAATGAAGGAAAGGTTATTCAACTATTGAATGCCAAGAGTGAATTGGACAAGTTTTATCTTGGATGTGAAAATGGAATATGGCGTGTGAAAATGGATGACCCGAAAACAGGTTTGTATTATAACGTTGCTTTTATAGGAAAGCAAATTTGGATGGCCGAAGACCTTGCTGTAGAGAATGCTGATAATCCAGGATTGCTTAAGTATGAAATACGTGGAAGAGATATATTGGATTCAATTAGTCTTGAAAAGGGGGGGACTCAGGGGATTTGCCCTGATGGTTGGCATATTCCTTCATTCAAGGAATGGGAAGATCAGTTGATGGAAGTGTGGACCGAAACAACTTATGAAGAGGCTATAAATAATTTATGGTATAATGGTTCGTATGGTACTCACGGTCTTTCTGTTCCTGATTGGGTTGATGCAAGGCTTAAGGCGACTGAAGGATGGCTTGGAAGTGGTAATGGAACGGATGATTATGGCTTTGCTGCTAAACCACTCTATACGCATTATGATGAAGAACCTGGTGAATATGATTACCGTATCACTTATTTTTCATCGACCATGTATTATGATGATGAAAATGATGTAATCATTCGTTGCCGTATATTCCATAATCAATGGACGAGCATGAGTTTGCCATATTGCAACTTGGATGAATTCTATGCTGTCCGATGCAAAAAAAATTAA
- a CDS encoding sodium ion-translocating decarboxylase subunit beta — protein sequence MSGIINSVADFASSTGFAQITVPMVIMWIVSFVLMFLAIVKKYEPLLLLPIAIGALAVNIPSVAFYDGGWSIEGMFSPTGGLYYYISQGIHLELFPPIIFLGVGAMTDFGPLIANPRTLILGGGAQFGVFATMFAAVALGGFTLGEAASIGIIGGADGPTSIFTANKLAKHLIGPIAVAAYTYMALVPLIQPPIMRAMTNDAERKIRMKALRQVSKAERIVFAVMVMIVCVLVVPDASALIIMLMMGNIFKEAGVVERLVKTSSNELMNIVTIFLGTSVGLTMSADIFLKPQTLMIIAMGVVAFGFSTFGGLLLAKIMNKCSPKNPVNPLIGSAGVSAVPMAARVSQVEGAKYDPQNFLLMHAMGPNVSGVIGTAVCAGYMISRLS from the coding sequence ATGAGTGGAATTATTAACTCAGTCGCGGACTTCGCCTCGAGCACAGGATTCGCGCAGATTACCGTTCCGATGGTAATCATGTGGATCGTGAGCTTCGTGTTGATGTTCCTTGCGATTGTCAAAAAATACGAACCGCTTCTGCTCTTGCCGATCGCAATCGGTGCACTTGCGGTGAACATCCCGTCCGTCGCGTTCTACGACGGTGGCTGGAGCATCGAAGGTATGTTCAGCCCGACTGGCGGTCTCTACTACTACATCAGCCAGGGTATCCATCTGGAACTCTTCCCGCCCATCATCTTCTTGGGCGTGGGTGCCATGACGGACTTTGGACCGCTTATCGCTAATCCGCGTACGCTCATCCTCGGTGGTGGCGCACAGTTTGGCGTGTTTGCGACCATGTTTGCAGCTGTCGCTCTCGGTGGCTTTACGCTCGGTGAAGCAGCTTCCATCGGTATCATCGGTGGTGCTGACGGTCCGACGTCCATCTTCACTGCGAACAAACTTGCTAAGCACCTCATCGGCCCCATCGCCGTTGCTGCTTACACCTACATGGCTCTCGTGCCGCTCATCCAGCCGCCTATCATGCGCGCTATGACGAACGACGCCGAACGCAAGATTCGCATGAAGGCTCTCCGCCAGGTTTCCAAGGCCGAACGCATCGTGTTTGCCGTGATGGTGATGATCGTTTGCGTGCTCGTCGTGCCGGACGCTTCTGCCCTTATCATCATGCTTATGATGGGCAACATCTTCAAGGAAGCTGGTGTCGTTGAACGCCTCGTGAAGACTTCTTCGAACGAACTCATGAACATTGTGACGATCTTCCTCGGCACGTCCGTGGGTCTCACGATGTCTGCTGACATCTTCCTCAAGCCGCAGACTCTCATGATCATCGCTATGGGTGTGGTTGCCTTTGGCTTCTCCACTTTCGGCGGTTTGCTCCTCGCAAAGATCATGAACAAGTGCTCTCCGAAGAACCCGGTGAACCCGCTTATCGGTTCCGCAGGCGTTTCCGCTGTGCCGATGGCAGCCCGTGTTTCTCAGGTTGAAGGTGCCAAGTATGACCCGCAGAACTTCCTCCTCATGCACGCTATGGGCCCGAACGTCTCTGGCGTGATTGGTACGGCAGTTTGCGCTGGTTATATGATCAGCCGCTTGAGCTAA
- the tenpIN gene encoding type III toxin-antitoxin system TenpIN family toxin translates to MSTAKEPLIRLLSTLFYERYSNNPEILSKQNRPYLVLLVEYRGLRFAIPFRSNIQHTHAYKFQGTSPKRQTSGLDFSKTVLIFHDDEIGMPAHIDSKEHTEILKRFNFIIEKFHKYIDAFIEGLKQEPLQPKYKLSSLTFYKELLLSSSI, encoded by the coding sequence ATGAGCACAGCAAAAGAACCTCTGATAAGACTGTTATCCACTCTTTTTTACGAACGATATTCCAACAATCCAGAAATTCTATCCAAACAAAACCGCCCCTACTTAGTCCTATTAGTTGAATACAGGGGGCTACGTTTTGCAATTCCATTTAGATCCAATATACAACACACTCATGCGTATAAATTTCAAGGAACGTCCCCCAAGAGACAAACTTCAGGTCTTGATTTCAGCAAAACGGTCCTTATTTTTCACGATGACGAAATTGGCATGCCTGCGCATATTGATTCAAAAGAACATACGGAAATTTTGAAAAGATTCAATTTCATCATTGAAAAATTTCATAAATACATTGACGCCTTCATTGAAGGTTTGAAACAAGAACCGTTACAACCAAAGTATAAGCTATCCTCTTTGACATTCTATAAAGAATTACTTTTATCCAGTAGCATATAA